A genomic segment from Necator americanus strain Aroian chromosome III, whole genome shotgun sequence encodes:
- a CDS encoding hypothetical protein (NECATOR_CHRIII.G12040.T3) — protein sequence MAKASHTLQKGAVARHIAKTHNVKARLDVLARNIPQSDIRKSRAVWDVAFDSDHRPVLLSFKIRFHKRNRGVPLQPKIDMVGLKDDECGTKFRQHVSIHVGVRTRKKLSDADSFTKCIQDAARETLPVLLPRKKFALASAETKSTTILRKLHRQLQQDRDNKWTSRAMEFEKAWEDKNPRKAYALLKQYSGKMKRCSSVLNTANGTLLSRQAPSAPELEHVHRPTYAVNEEPPTKSEVLVCIQKIKNGKSGGDDGISAEMLKYLPPSGIREMTKIIRSIWINERIPDSWRHAIIIPLHKKLSVTDPRNYRGISLLRVMYKVLERIILDRLIKHREETTRDEQAGFRPGRSTIDQVFIVRRVIEIWQRYSKPMQLAFLDFEAAFDSPHRGCLLNALRADGVPRKFVRLLDDMNQRATAAVRTPAGCTIPIRMYNLK from the exons atggcgaaagcttcccatacattgcaaaaaggtgctgtcgccCGGCACATCGCCAAAACCCATAACGTGAAAG ctcgactcgatgttctggcgaggaacattcctcagtcagatatccgaaaatctagagctgtttgggacgtcgcgttcgactctgatcaccgtccagttcttctcagcttcaagatacggttccacaagagaaaccgaggagttcctcttcaaccgaaaatcgacatggtaggtctgaaagacgatgaatgcggaacaaaattccgccaacatgtgtctattcatgttggagtacggacaaGGAaaaagcttagcgatgcggattccttcacaaagtgcatccaggacgctgcaagggaaacgctcccggttctattgccgcggaagaagtttgctcttgcatctgcggaaacaaaatccactacaattct aaggaagctgcatcgtcaactgcaacaagaccgcgataacaagtggacgtcaagagcgatggagtttgaaaaggcgtgggaggataagaacccgcggaaagcttATGCTTtgctaaaacagtatagcggcaaaatgaaaagatgttcttctgtcctcaacactgccaatgga accttgctgagccggcaagcaccgtcagctcctgaactcgagcacgttcataggccgacatatgcggttaacgaggagccaccgactaagtcggaggttctagtctgtattcaaaaaataaagaatggaaaatctggtggagacgacgggattagcgcagaaatgctaaaatatcttcctccgtctgggatccgtgagatgacaaagatcatccgttcaatatggataaacgaaaggatacctgattcgtggagacacgctatcataattcccctccacaagaagttatccgtcacggaccccaggaattatcgaggaatctctttgctgcgtgttatgtacaaagtattggagcgcattatcctggaccgactcattaaacatcgcgaagaaacaacgcgcgacgagcaagctggctttcgtcctggccgatctacgattgaccaggtgttcatcgtcaggagagtgatcgaaatctggcagcggtattcgaagccaatgcaactagcgtttcttgactttgaagccgcgttcgactctcctcaccgaggttgtcttctcaacgcgctccgcgccgacgGAGTACCAAGAAaattcgttcgct
- a CDS encoding hypothetical protein (NECATOR_CHRIII.G12040.T2), translated as MVGLKDDECGTKFRQHVSIHVGVRTRKKLSDADSFTKCIQDAARETLPVLLPRKKFALASAETKSTTILRKLHRQLQQDRDNKWTSRAMEFEKAWEDKNPRKAYALLKQYSGKMKRCSSVLNTANGVAVGEAALPIWR; from the exons atggtaggtctgaaagacgatgaatgcggaacaaaattccgccaacatgtgtctattcatgttggagtacggacaaGGAaaaagcttagcgatgcggattccttcacaaagtgcatccaggacgctgcaagggaaacgctcccggttctattgccgcggaagaagtttgctcttgcatctgcggaaacaaaatccactacaattct aaggaagctgcatcgtcaactgcaacaagaccgcgataacaagtggacgtcaagagcgatggagtttgaaaaggcgtgggaggataagaacccgcggaaagcttATGCTTtgctaaaacagtatagcggcaaaatgaaaagatgttcttctgtcctcaacactgccaatggagtggctgtcggtgaagcagcccttccaatttggagataa
- a CDS encoding hypothetical protein (NECATOR_CHRIII.G12041.T1), whose product MGGRRRASTTQEVSEMSPTGSDSSVYSDKKKQTHLRCERQRREAINSGYSDLKELIPQTASAMGCKTTNAAILFRACDYMAQLTSEVEANEKELQQLSAQVSALEMIAAQYETMAAEAPSSNSSSLQARMLQILLDDCFASFVEQVDFSSYATITRTLLTWIEKLAAHNDQFKKTAGQMVTLPFTLR is encoded by the exons ATGGGAGGCCGTAGACGTGCTTCAACCACACAAGAAGTCTCCGAAATGAGCCCAACTGGATCGGATTCTTCGGTTTATTCGGATAAAAAGAAGCAAACCCACCTTCGTTGTGAGCGACAGCGACGGGAAGCCATTAAC AGTGGTTACTCCGATTTGAAAGAATTAATCCCGCAGACTGCTTCCGCTATGGGTTGTAAGACTACTAATGCCGCCATATTATTTAG GGCTTGCGATTATATGGCGCAACTAACTTCAGAGGTTGAAGCAAACGAGAAGGAATTGCAACAACTAAGTGCACAA GTATCGGCGTTGGAAATGATTGCTGCACAGTACGAGACCATGGCCGCTGAAGCGCCTTCAAGCAATTCGTCTTCTTTGCAAGCACGTATG TTACAAATCCTTCTCGATGATTGCTTCGCGTCATTTGTTGAGcaagtggatttttcttcgtatGCAACTATCACCCGGACACTACTCACATGGATCGAAAAACTTGCTGCTCATAATGACCAATTCAAG aaaacagCAGGACAAATGGTTACCTTACCATTTACGCTTCGCTAA
- a CDS encoding hypothetical protein (NECATOR_CHRIII.G12042.T1), whose amino-acid sequence MSNIAFTRIQRECKEVVTNKEIAETGIMIEILNDSLSEIKGQIRGPPDTPYQGGSFDLEIKIPDTYPFTPPKIKFLTKIWHPNISSQTGTICLDILKDQWAASLTLRTVLLSIQALMCSPEPKDPQDAVVAKQYMANPTLFKETAIFWTIKYAKGKAEENCQYRERVEKLRDMGVTEDEAISVLSCNNWDLAKATDYIFS is encoded by the exons ATGTCAAATATCGCCTTCACACGGATCCAAAGAGAATGCAAAGAAGTCGttacaaataaagaaattgcCGAAACAGGAATTATGATAGAGATTCTCAATGATTCGTTATCGGAAATCAAAGGACAAATCCGTGGTCCGCCGGATACTCCATATCAAGGTGGATCATTTGATCTAGAGATCAAAATTCCGGACACCTACCCTTTTACTCCACCAAAG ATCAAGTTTCTCACTAAAATTTGGCATCCTAATATAAGTTCGCAAACCGGCACCATCTGTCTTGATATTCTTAAGGACCAGTG GGCTGCCTCTTTAACTTTACGTACTGTTCTTCTGAGCATCCAAGCATTAATGTGCTCTCCTGAACCAAAGGATCCCCAGGATGCTGTTGTCGCGAAGCAGTACATGGCAAATCCCACACTTTTCAAG GAAACAGCAATATTCTGGACCATCAAATATGCCAAAGGTAAAGCTGAAGAGAATTGTCAATATAGAGAACGTGTTGAGAAGCTTCGAGATATGGGCGTCACAGAG GATGAAGCGATCTCGGTGCTTAGTTGCAACAACTGGGACTTAGCGAAGGCTACAGATTACATTTTTTCGTGA
- a CDS encoding hypothetical protein (NECATOR_CHRIII.G12042.T2) has product MIEILNDSLSEIKGQIRGPPDTPYQGGSFDLEIKIPDTYPFTPPKIKFLTKIWHPNISSQTGTICLDILKDQWAASLTLRTVLLSIQALMCSPEPKDPQDAVVAKQYMANPTLFKETAIFWTIKYAKGKAEENCQYRERVEKLRDMGVTEDEAISVLSCNNWDLAKATDYIFS; this is encoded by the exons ATGATAGAGATTCTCAATGATTCGTTATCGGAAATCAAAGGACAAATCCGTGGTCCGCCGGATACTCCATATCAAGGTGGATCATTTGATCTAGAGATCAAAATTCCGGACACCTACCCTTTTACTCCACCAAAG ATCAAGTTTCTCACTAAAATTTGGCATCCTAATATAAGTTCGCAAACCGGCACCATCTGTCTTGATATTCTTAAGGACCAGTG GGCTGCCTCTTTAACTTTACGTACTGTTCTTCTGAGCATCCAAGCATTAATGTGCTCTCCTGAACCAAAGGATCCCCAGGATGCTGTTGTCGCGAAGCAGTACATGGCAAATCCCACACTTTTCAAG GAAACAGCAATATTCTGGACCATCAAATATGCCAAAGGTAAAGCTGAAGAGAATTGTCAATATAGAGAACGTGTTGAGAAGCTTCGAGATATGGGCGTCACAGAG GATGAAGCGATCTCGGTGCTTAGTTGCAACAACTGGGACTTAGCGAAGGCTACAGATTACATTTTTTCGTGA